In Saprospiraceae bacterium, the sequence AGACAGGATCAGCATATCGGTAGTATTCGTCAAAGTGGAGCCCAGGCTGTAAAGATTCTGGTGGAGGTGGATTGGTAGCCACATTGTGTCTGGCATTTTGATAAGTCAATAAATATCGGTCGGCATGGATGGCACCCAGGTAAATCGCTTTGGTGCCTTTTTCATAACCGGATATATCATCCTGGCTGCCAGCTACAAAAAAAGTAGGCACTTTTAATCCTTGCAGACCCTCTGCATCCCATACATTTCGCTCCATACCCCAGGGAGCAAAAGCGACGACTGCTTTGATGCGTGTATCATATGAAGCTACATATTGAGGATGTCCTGTAGTTCTTGAATCAAACGATTTGTTTCCTCCGGAAAAACCAGCTACCAGCGCTGCAGCAGTTTTACTATACCCTGCCCCTGCTGCGTTCAATGCTCCATATCCACCCATAGAATATCCGATCAATGCGGTATGGTCAGCATCGACCAATCCTGTCAAAAAACTATTGCTTCCCGGTTTGCCCAGTTCCGCCATTTTATTGAGTACAAATAAATCATCTTTGGCGCGATTAAGTAAAGTGCTAGTGAAAGCAGCTGCGTCCAGAAAAGTAGATTCGGTATGATCAATAGAGACTACGACATATCCTTTGGAAGCTAAGTTTTCGGTGAGATAAGTGAATATCAGTCGCGATCCGGTATATCCATGCGATACTATAATCAACGGATATCCACCTGCAACT encodes:
- a CDS encoding dienelactone hydrolase; translated protein: MSRLLNKIKIFIIGLALLFPIWIIEIHAQSGSLPFLYGDALPDAPELATRGEFKVGVRTLELINKNQVDILHSRGVQDTLYDRKLKVEIWYPAVLATNAQELVVYDEVMGQFNNPARPIIPFTFQGRAARDAAPDLVAGGYPLIIVSHGYTGSRLIFTYLTENLASKGYVVVSIDHTESTFLDAAAFTSTLLNRAKDDLFVLNKMAELGKPGSNSFLTGLVDADHTALIGYSMGGYGALNAAGAGYSKTAAALVAGFSGGNKSFDSRTTGHPQYVASYDTRIKAVVAFAPWGMERNVWDAEGLQGLKVPTFFVAGSQDDISGYEKGTKAIYLGAIHADRYLLTYQNARHNVATNPPPPESLQPGLHFDEYYRYADPVWNEARINNINQHFVTAFLGIHLKHRDFGKYLELQENANEKTWTGFKPRASTGLELLHALPSQ